The genomic region GTCGTGACCAGGCCGGCCGACTCCAGCACCGCCAGGTGTTTGCTGACCGACTGCCGGGTCATGTCGAGCCCCGCGCAGAGGTCGCGCAGGCTCTGCCCGTTGCGGGCGTTGAGGCTGTCGAGCAGCCGCCGCCGGCTGGCGTCAGCCAGCGCCCGGAAGACCTCGTCCACCCGTCACCTCTCATGCAACCAATCGGCTGCATGTCAGCATAGGCACCCGCACGGTTGCCTGTCAAAAGGCGGCGCCGGGCGTGGGCGGCGCCACCGGGTGCGCGTCGGCGCCACCCTGCACCGGGACGTCCTCGGTCTGGAATCGCCGACGATCCGACCGCGCGCGGGTTTTCTGCTCACCGCCATCGCCTACGCCTTCACCGGCAGCGGTCGGGCGGTCCGCTGGCCATGACCGCGAACCCGGTGTCAGTGCGGCGGTGCGGGATCAGGGGCGGCAGACGCGTCGCACGAGGTCCGCCCAGCCGCGGGCGAGCTGGGGCGCGGCCCGGCCGAGGTCGGTCGCGGACAGGTAGAGCAGCAGGGGGCCGTCGAGGGCCGCGGTGAGCTGGATGGCGAGCAGGTCGAGGTCGGCCGGGCCGAGGTCGATCTGGGCCAGGAGGACCCTGATGTGCGTCTGGGACATCGGCGTCTGGGATCCGGCGGGGATGGGCTGGCGACCGTCGAGCGCGGAACGGGCGATCTCGTAGTAGTCCGCCAGGAAGTGGATCCGCGCCTGACCGTAGGCGATCAGGCGGTCCGGTGCCGG from Micromonospora sp. WMMD812 harbors:
- a CDS encoding TetR/AcrR family transcriptional regulator; protein product: MSGGTGPTERADAARNRRHLITTAREMLTELGPDQLTMDALAERSGLGKGTVFRRFGTRAGIFQALLDDGERAFQEQVLAGPPPLGPGAPAPDRLIAYGQARIHFLADYYEIARSALDGRQPIPAGSQTPMSQTHIRVLLAQIDLGPADLDLLAIQLTAALDGPLLLYLSATDLGRAAPQLARGWADLVRRVCRP